A window from Aliamphritea hakodatensis encodes these proteins:
- a CDS encoding competence protein CoiA family protein, which translates to MNKVPFALQKETNKYVGVHEVERGLKCECICPSCKTPLSARKGNVNTWHFSHATRGTSDQTDKDCEFSFFVSVTQMAKQIFAESKTEKLHVPSYLYDVEDRHPIHQCRISREILITPASDIEIGECVIEGRVGRHQADVVIHVGTYQLVVGLSHKHKAFLIDPELLDGIETGVINIDLTGTLKIFSEMNGQTEKSFKSLLREYLLIELDSKEWLYHSRQDAMITRARELLLKEPIYISAAAALKSKSAEKRGDFIDRALDGFELNRKF; encoded by the coding sequence ATGAATAAGGTCCCATTTGCATTACAAAAAGAAACCAATAAGTACGTTGGTGTTCATGAAGTTGAACGAGGTCTGAAATGCGAATGTATCTGCCCCTCTTGTAAAACCCCCCTCAGTGCTCGAAAAGGTAATGTAAATACTTGGCACTTCTCTCACGCTACACGTGGTACATCTGATCAAACAGATAAGGACTGTGAGTTTTCCTTTTTTGTTTCTGTTACTCAGATGGCGAAGCAAATCTTTGCCGAGTCTAAGACTGAAAAGCTTCACGTACCATCATATCTCTATGACGTTGAAGATCGTCATCCAATTCATCAGTGCCGAATAAGCCGTGAAATACTAATTACACCTGCTTCCGATATAGAGATTGGTGAATGTGTGATTGAAGGCAGAGTTGGTAGGCATCAAGCAGATGTTGTTATCCATGTTGGTACTTACCAATTGGTTGTTGGTTTGTCTCATAAGCATAAAGCTTTTCTTATAGATCCAGAGTTACTGGATGGAATTGAAACAGGAGTGATCAACATAGATCTGACTGGAACATTGAAGATTTTTTCAGAGATGAATGGTCAGACTGAGAAAAGTTTTAAGAGTCTTCTTCGTGAGTATTTATTGATAGAGCTTGATAGTAAGGAATGGCTTTACCATTCACGTCAAGATGCAATGATTACCAGGGCTCGAGAGTTGTTACTCAAAGAGCCTATCTATATTTCTGCGGCAGCTGCATTAAAAAGTAAGAGTGCAGAAAAGAGAGGTGACTTTATAGATAGAGCTTTGGATGGTTTTGAACTTAATCGTAAATTTTAA
- a CDS encoding tellurite resistance TerB family protein, translated as MDVLVYIFIGYLVYRFLFKKKDDKNSQRTVATSKPKSQSVRQGLSVNVKTSSISSSSSDDDELATFTISYGYEEEESNNKTPARWIKSGDKIVIAGVEITGGNFYFGGKLKAFSQEDSYYMRNSTEASLIDNSLKIQLEDHSFTDESLNYWPKFISISPRCRGAYINWLASERNTPETPLGYVFIYFYGLERRIVVEAVKGNVSKTEYQDIFAEVTRLRSIYGSSRSFRNYSYRLLEFMCIHEPDLVSMDSELQASPDSLLFRVNLARTVLEGSEIPAELALEWIRNTQEYSLRTPARRCSLEFAELFKAKYIEKFGEGILVKPNKTKLRIGYHSASSTLSGISLDKEDLPDPSILKGPVKKLIVIADQCTDALEGYSRYLGKKDTDKNDIAAILLLPDELINDVNCPQLIGLREWAEDVIQNHKGIVEFKDFWKHTENSLPEKINKKEVELIQSLTDKAGFGMAPDNRYHHAKPSVDGKIVLFHDGHGEYFQPSSMFNETGMVLRLGSMVAAIDSNIDDREVEILHNLIDHDTKLSPVEKRSLHAYLNWRLNSPSNMTGLKARLEKLASNEKASISRILVSVALADGTIDPREIKQLEKLYTVLGLNKAMVTSDIHSITSAPVQQPKSPADKVEKYETAGFKLDDEILSIHQAATNDVQNMLGAIFSEDEESEHEPLEVAVQSNAIEGLDDKHLELFAYLKVKEKWPRSEVAEFCQSLGLMVDGALEAINDWSFDKVDAPVFDDDDDIYVDQEIVLELEG; from the coding sequence ATGGATGTGCTGGTTTATATTTTTATCGGGTATCTTGTGTACAGATTTTTATTCAAGAAAAAAGACGATAAAAATAGCCAAAGAACAGTGGCTACTAGTAAGCCAAAATCTCAAAGTGTTAGGCAAGGCTTGTCTGTGAATGTTAAAACTAGTTCGATATCCTCCAGTAGTAGTGACGATGATGAATTAGCTACGTTTACTATTTCATATGGTTATGAGGAAGAAGAAAGCAATAATAAAACACCAGCGCGCTGGATAAAATCAGGCGATAAAATAGTGATAGCTGGAGTGGAGATTACAGGAGGTAATTTTTACTTTGGTGGTAAGTTGAAGGCCTTTTCTCAGGAAGATAGTTATTACATGAGAAATAGCACAGAAGCATCGCTCATCGACAACAGCCTAAAGATTCAACTGGAAGACCATTCTTTTACTGATGAGTCACTTAACTACTGGCCAAAATTCATCTCTATCTCTCCTCGCTGCAGGGGAGCGTATATTAATTGGTTAGCAAGTGAGAGAAATACTCCAGAAACTCCTCTGGGCTATGTGTTCATTTATTTTTATGGGTTAGAAAGAAGAATCGTAGTCGAAGCAGTCAAAGGTAATGTTTCTAAGACCGAGTATCAGGATATTTTTGCTGAAGTGACAAGGTTGAGAAGTATCTATGGAAGTAGTAGATCTTTTCGAAATTATTCATATCGATTACTTGAGTTTATGTGTATTCATGAACCTGATTTGGTCTCAATGGATAGTGAGTTACAAGCTTCACCTGACTCGTTGTTGTTTAGAGTGAATCTTGCGAGAACAGTACTAGAGGGTTCTGAAATACCTGCGGAATTAGCATTGGAGTGGATTAGAAATACTCAGGAATACTCACTTAGAACTCCTGCTCGTCGTTGCTCTCTAGAGTTCGCAGAGCTTTTTAAAGCTAAGTATATAGAGAAATTTGGAGAGGGGATTTTAGTAAAGCCTAATAAGACTAAGCTGCGTATAGGTTACCATTCTGCTAGTAGTACGTTGAGCGGTATTAGTTTAGATAAAGAAGACTTACCTGATCCTAGTATTTTGAAAGGGCCAGTTAAAAAACTAATCGTGATTGCTGATCAGTGTACAGATGCTCTAGAAGGCTATAGTCGATATCTTGGTAAAAAAGACACAGATAAAAATGATATAGCTGCGATTTTATTACTGCCTGACGAGTTAATCAATGATGTGAATTGTCCACAGCTCATTGGATTAAGGGAGTGGGCGGAAGATGTTATACAGAATCACAAGGGCATAGTTGAGTTTAAAGATTTTTGGAAGCACACAGAAAATAGTCTGCCAGAAAAAATTAATAAAAAGGAAGTTGAGCTAATCCAAAGTCTTACTGACAAAGCTGGTTTTGGGATGGCCCCTGACAATCGCTATCATCATGCGAAGCCATCTGTTGATGGAAAAATAGTCTTGTTTCATGATGGCCATGGTGAATACTTTCAACCTTCATCAATGTTTAATGAAACAGGAATGGTATTGCGTTTAGGGAGTATGGTTGCAGCAATTGACTCTAATATTGATGACAGAGAAGTAGAAATTCTGCATAACCTTATTGACCACGATACAAAATTATCTCCTGTCGAAAAACGATCACTTCACGCTTATCTTAATTGGCGGTTGAACTCGCCATCTAATATGACTGGACTGAAAGCTCGTTTAGAGAAGTTGGCTTCTAATGAAAAGGCATCGATAAGTCGTATCTTGGTTAGTGTTGCTCTTGCCGACGGAACGATTGATCCGAGAGAGATTAAACAGCTTGAGAAATTGTATACAGTATTGGGTTTGAATAAGGCAATGGTTACTAGTGATATCCATAGCATCACTTCAGCTCCAGTCCAACAACCTAAGTCACCAGCAGATAAGGTTGAAAAATACGAAACAGCAGGTTTTAAACTCGACGATGAGATTTTATCGATACATCAGGCAGCTACTAACGATGTTCAAAATATGCTTGGAGCTATCTTCTCGGAAGATGAAGAAAGTGAGCATGAGCCGCTGGAAGTGGCGGTGCAGAGTAATGCTATTGAAGGGCTGGATGATAAACATCTTGAGTTGTTCGCTTATCTTAAAGTTAAGGAAAAGTGGCCTCGTTCAGAAGTTGCAGAGTTTTGCCAAAGCCTTGGTTTAATGGTCGATGGGGCTTTAGAAGCAATTAATGATTGGTCATTCGATAAAGTAGATGCTCCCGTATTTGATGACGATGATGATATTTATGTAGATCAAGAAATCGTATTGGAATTAGAAGGTTAG
- a CDS encoding ATP-binding protein, whose translation MADKRIRLKERDAIIQSLKSGVTPKIGIQHIQVGRVNELKALYQDIERIAEGGSGFRLIIGEYGSGKTFFLSVVRSIALEKKLVTINADLSPDRRIHASGGQARNLYSELMRNLSTRNKPDGNALTSVVERFITEARKDAEKSREDVSDVIHKKLSALSELVGGYDFAKVIECYWLGHEEDNESLKVAAIRWLRAEYSTKTDAKRDLGVRTIISDASFYDALKLMSLFVRQAGYAGLLVNLDELVNLYKLSSTQARTSNYEQVLRILNDCLQGSAEHLGFLLGGTPEFLLDPRKGLYSYEALQSRLAENSFAKNAGVIDYSSPALHLASLTPEELYILLMNLRHVYAGGDKEQYLIPDEALKAFLQHCSRTIGDAYFRTPRNTIKSFLDMLAVLDQNPSLKWSDLIAELVIEEEQPSDIELTEDDSESDELISFKL comes from the coding sequence ATGGCTGACAAAAGAATTAGGTTGAAGGAAAGGGATGCGATCATTCAGTCGTTGAAGTCTGGTGTGACTCCCAAAATAGGTATTCAGCATATACAAGTGGGTCGAGTGAATGAACTTAAGGCTCTGTACCAGGATATTGAAAGAATTGCAGAAGGCGGTTCAGGATTTCGATTAATAATTGGTGAGTATGGTTCAGGAAAGACTTTTTTCTTGAGTGTGGTCAGGTCGATTGCTTTAGAGAAAAAACTGGTAACTATCAATGCTGATTTATCGCCAGATAGAAGGATTCATGCATCAGGTGGACAGGCCAGGAATTTATATTCTGAACTAATGCGAAATCTCTCTACACGGAATAAGCCTGATGGGAATGCATTAACAAGCGTAGTTGAGCGGTTTATAACTGAAGCACGTAAGGATGCCGAAAAATCACGAGAAGATGTCTCAGATGTCATTCACAAAAAGCTATCAGCTCTTTCTGAGTTAGTAGGTGGTTATGATTTTGCTAAGGTTATTGAGTGTTATTGGTTGGGCCATGAGGAAGATAATGAGTCGTTGAAAGTAGCTGCAATACGTTGGCTAAGAGCAGAGTACTCTACAAAAACTGATGCGAAACGTGATTTAGGTGTCAGAACAATTATATCTGATGCATCGTTTTATGATGCTTTAAAGTTAATGAGTCTATTTGTTCGACAGGCAGGATATGCTGGATTACTCGTAAACCTTGATGAGTTGGTTAACCTCTATAAATTAAGTAGTACTCAAGCTCGCACTTCGAATTATGAGCAAGTTTTGAGAATACTGAATGATTGCCTTCAGGGATCTGCCGAACATTTAGGTTTCTTGCTGGGTGGAACCCCAGAGTTCCTTCTTGATCCTAGAAAAGGGCTCTATAGCTATGAAGCCCTGCAGTCTCGTTTAGCAGAGAACAGCTTTGCAAAAAATGCGGGTGTTATTGATTACTCATCACCAGCATTGCACTTGGCAAGCTTAACACCAGAAGAGCTTTACATTTTGTTGATGAATCTACGCCATGTATATGCGGGTGGAGATAAAGAGCAATATTTAATACCAGATGAAGCTCTAAAGGCATTCTTACAACATTGTAGTCGCACAATCGGCGATGCTTATTTTCGTACGCCTAGAAATACAATCAAATCATTTTTAGACATGCTGGCAGTGCTTGACCAGAACCCAAGTCTTAAATGGTCTGACTTAATTGCTGAACTGGTTATCGAGGAAGAGCAGCCCAGTGATATAGAACTAACGGAAGATGACTCAGAGTCTGATGAACTGATTAGTTTTAAGCTATGA